The Neodiprion virginianus isolate iyNeoVirg1 chromosome 5, iyNeoVirg1.1, whole genome shotgun sequence genome contains a region encoding:
- the LOC124305157 gene encoding UDP-glucosyltransferase 2-like, with protein sequence MEFRTVLVFLIACCATDAARILGIFPYQGRSHNIMFEPLMVGLARAGHTVDVVSHFPPKESVSGFNHISLKGSLHFYVNNITVSFTQEVKGVHNVIRFISGREPSDLCNLMRLPQLQNILNTKTKYDVMVTEVFGTNCYLAVAHKLQIPVVGVTTGVMYSWGYSPFFGDGNPSFIPSQLGSFTNEMSFLERVENTIIHFYSIFLFNYYERTVSDPLARQYVEDMPPLTDLYNNMSLMLVNSHPSIHGVRPGSPAIVEVAGLHVDETQVLSKELEEFLNSSKDGVVYFSMGTMVRSDTFSSDRISAIYESFSELPNYNVLWKGNADHLPKPFPPNVKVVSWAPQYAVLRHPKVKAFITHGGLMGTEEAIHAGVPMIGIPFAADQTFNVAGYAHRGFAIHLDYKDLNKATFSKALSEVLTNPKYQSNAAYFSRLFKDRPRSPLDEAVFWIEYIVRNGGEPLKSSALHLNWFQYYLIDVILFLLTAAAFVVIVLFLLIRKVLGIFIGTTKPSTRQRKQKTK encoded by the exons ATGGAATTCCGCACTGTACTCGTGTTCTTGATCGCCTGTTGTGCCACGGACGCGGCAAGGATCCTCGGCATATTTCCATACCAAGGGAGAAGTCATAACATAATGTTTGAGCCACTGATGGTCGGCCTAGCGCGAGCGGGCCATACGGTTGACGTTGTGAGTCACTTTCCTCCAAAGGAATCAGTTTCAGGATTTAACCATATAAGTTTGAAGGGATCGCTACATTTCTACGTGAACAATATAACAGTATCGTTTACCCAAGAGGTGAAAGGAGTTCACAACGTGATTCGCTTTATCAGCGGTCGGGAACCTTCCGACCTTTGCAACCTGATGCGGCTCCCTCAACTGCAGAACATCCTTAACACAAAGACCAAGTACGACGTCATGGTGACGGAGGTCTTTGGGACCAACTGCTACCTAGCCGTGGCACACAAGCTGCAGATTCCAGTCGTCGGGGTCACAACTGGGGTCATGTATTCATGGGGTTACAGTCCGTTCTTCGGCGATGGAAATCCCAGTTTTATACCGTCTCAGTTGGGCAGCTTCACGAATGAGATGAGCTTTCTCGAACGCGTGGAGAACACCATCATTCACTTCTACTCAATTTTCCTATTCAACTATTACGAGAGAACAGTATCCGATCCGCTGGCTCGTCAGTACGTCGAGGACATGCCGCCGTTGACTGATTTGTACAATAACATGAGCCTGATGCTAGTTAACAGTCATCCCAGCATCCATGGCGTTCGTCCAGGGAGTCCAGCCATTGTTGAAGTGGCAGGTCTGCACGTCGATGAAACCCAAGTTTTGTCGAAG GAACTGGAAGAGTTTTTAAACTCGTCTAAGGATGGGGTGGTCTACTTCAGCATGGGCACAATGGTGCGGTCTGATACCTTTTCGTCGGATAGGATATCCGCCATATATGAGAGTTTTTCGGAACTTCCCAATTACAATGTCCTTTGGAAGGGTAACGCGGACCATCTGCCTAAGCCGTTTCCACCCAACGTTAAAGTCGTTTCGTGGGCACCACAGTACGCAGTTCTCC GTCATCCAAAAGTGAAGGCTTTTATTACGCACGGAGGTTTGATGGGGACTGAGGAGGCGATACACGCGGGAGTTCCAATGATTGGAATCCCGTTTGCCGCGGATCAGACATTCAATGTGGCGGGTTACGCGCATCGTGGTTTCGCCATTCACCTTGACTACAAGGATCTCAACAAGGCTACCTTTTCCAAAGCTTTGAGTGAGGTACTAACAAACCCAAAGTACCAGTCAAATGCTGCGTATTTTTCAAGGCTGTTCAAGGATCGTCCACGTTCTCCACTGGACGAAGCAGTTTTTTGGATTGAATATATCGTCCGCAATGGTGGCGAGCCACTCAAGTCTTCGGCCCTGCACCTCAACTGGTTCCAGTATTACTTGATCGACGTTATTTTGTTCTTACTGACCGCCGCGGCGTTTGTCGTAATTGTTCTGTTTCTCTTAATCAGAAAAGTACTAGGTATTTTTATTGGCACGACAAAGCCTTCAACGCGGCAGCGCAAACAAAAGACCAAGTAA